In Candidatus Effluviviaceae Genus V sp., the following are encoded in one genomic region:
- the rpoB gene encoding DNA-directed RNA polymerase subunit beta: MPNLLDVQLASFRACLGTGSSEDEPSGLDEIFKKFFPVEGHQGTYTLEYKGFRLGKPKHTIQECRERNLTFEAPLKATLRLVRWEPREGGERKFLEAEEAEIYLGDIPLITERGTFVINGAERVIVSQLHRSPGVFFQEKTHPNGTMLYFAKIIPYRGTWVEVRMGIKDEMFIRTDRRHQFRMTTFLRALGFSKDEDIRSLFYEKESIELPSGRPRSTDPPCGRLAGSSVVDEETGEVVVEVGEELKPKHVKALKSLDYEAFDVLITESARILVKKDEERDAELVGRIAAETYKDPSGEVIVQTHEKLTLKVIDLLRKADIREVELVQIDPTDSKVLDATFSRDKTHSQEDALQEIYKTMKGGNLPSIEAGLELVDRMFFDPNRYDLKNVGRYKINRQLGISDEDVPIDTICLTRRDFVETIKAVLEVVKGEREIDDIDHLGNRRVRSVGELLENQLSAGLSRMVRVIRDRMSTGDGDDLDLSTLVNSRPISAVVRAFFGSNQLSQFMEQTNPLAELTHKRRLSALGPGGLTRERAGFEVRDVHYSHYGRMCPIETPEGPNIGLISSLSTYGRINDFGFIETPYYRVEKGRVTDTIDFLTASEEDKYIIAQAGEPVDRNGRLVEKTLLARHKDDFPQVPREEVEYNDVSPKQLVSAAAALIPFLEHDDANRALMGSNMQRQAVPLIKTETPLVGTGIEERVAIDSGAVKTAKHTGVVERATADRIVIRHSDTLDGSEAVEEYDLRKFQRTNQNTCINQRPVVRTGQKVMPGDVIADGPSTKDGELALGANLLVAFMPWEGYNFEDAILVSERILREDRLTSIHIEEFESQVRETKRGMEEFTPEIPNVSEERLKDLDENGLVRPGARVSAGDILIGKVTPKGETELTPEENLLRAIFGDRAGDVRDTSLKAPPGMKGIVIDTKLFSRRARDERSKKIVQKEIEKIKSEARTQTKRLRRERDRRIYNIIEGRKTVSIRDARTDELMVRAGRKVNEEVMRILRFDRLDWDTGIVKDAEANRKVKALYEEYRERIDAVEPERDRAIERVKLGEDLPRGVVKLAKVYVATKRKLSVGDKLAGRHGNKGVVAKIMAEEDMPYLPDGTPVDIVLNPLGVPSRMNLGQILETHLGWAADKLGYLAATPVFNGATIDSIKNELEKAGLPRSGKTVLYDGRTGQPFEHEVTTGRIYIMKLLHLVDDKIHARSIGPYSLVTQQPLGGKAQFGGQRFGEMEVWALEAYGAAHTLQELLTVKSDDVVGRSRTYEAIVKGQDPPKPGTPASFDVLMRELQSLGLDVTLVKE, translated from the coding sequence ATGCCGAATCTGCTCGACGTCCAGCTGGCGTCGTTCAGGGCGTGTCTCGGTACGGGTTCGTCCGAGGACGAGCCGTCGGGTCTGGACGAGATCTTCAAGAAGTTCTTCCCGGTAGAGGGACATCAGGGGACCTACACCCTCGAGTACAAGGGCTTCAGGCTGGGTAAGCCGAAGCACACGATCCAGGAGTGCCGCGAGCGGAACCTCACCTTCGAGGCTCCGCTGAAGGCGACACTCCGCCTGGTGCGCTGGGAGCCGAGAGAGGGCGGCGAGCGGAAGTTCCTCGAGGCCGAGGAGGCCGAGATCTACCTCGGCGACATCCCGCTCATCACCGAGCGCGGCACGTTCGTGATCAACGGTGCGGAACGGGTGATCGTGAGTCAGCTGCACCGCTCCCCCGGCGTGTTCTTCCAGGAGAAGACGCACCCGAACGGGACCATGCTCTACTTCGCCAAGATCATCCCGTACCGCGGGACGTGGGTCGAGGTCCGCATGGGCATCAAGGACGAGATGTTCATACGGACCGACAGGCGTCACCAGTTCCGCATGACGACGTTCCTCCGGGCGCTCGGGTTCTCGAAGGACGAGGACATCCGCTCGCTCTTCTATGAGAAGGAGTCGATCGAGCTCCCGAGCGGACGGCCCCGGAGCACCGACCCGCCCTGCGGCAGGCTCGCGGGTTCGAGCGTCGTCGACGAGGAGACCGGAGAGGTCGTCGTCGAGGTCGGGGAGGAGCTCAAGCCGAAGCATGTCAAGGCGCTCAAGTCGCTGGATTACGAGGCCTTCGATGTGCTGATCACCGAGAGCGCGCGTATCCTCGTGAAGAAGGACGAGGAGCGCGACGCGGAACTCGTCGGCCGCATCGCCGCCGAGACGTACAAGGACCCGTCGGGCGAGGTCATCGTCCAGACGCACGAGAAGCTGACCCTGAAGGTCATCGACCTGCTCCGGAAGGCCGACATCCGGGAGGTCGAACTCGTGCAGATCGACCCGACTGACTCAAAGGTCCTCGACGCGACCTTCTCGCGGGACAAGACGCATTCGCAGGAGGACGCGCTCCAGGAGATCTACAAGACGATGAAGGGCGGGAACCTCCCGTCGATCGAGGCCGGACTCGAGCTGGTCGACAGGATGTTCTTCGACCCGAACCGGTACGATCTCAAGAACGTCGGCCGCTACAAGATCAACCGGCAGCTGGGCATCTCCGACGAGGACGTGCCGATCGACACGATCTGTCTGACCCGGCGCGACTTCGTCGAGACGATCAAGGCCGTGCTCGAGGTCGTCAAGGGTGAGCGCGAGATCGACGACATCGACCACCTCGGCAACCGGCGCGTCCGCTCTGTCGGCGAGCTTCTCGAGAACCAGCTCTCCGCCGGACTCTCGCGGATGGTGCGCGTCATCCGTGACCGGATGTCGACCGGCGACGGCGACGACCTCGACCTGTCGACGCTCGTCAACTCGAGGCCGATCTCGGCGGTCGTCAGGGCTTTCTTTGGTTCGAATCAGCTGTCGCAGTTCATGGAGCAGACGAACCCGCTGGCGGAGCTGACGCACAAGCGCCGTCTCTCGGCACTGGGCCCCGGCGGGCTGACGCGCGAGCGGGCCGGCTTCGAGGTCCGGGACGTCCACTACAGTCATTACGGAAGGATGTGCCCGATCGAGACGCCGGAGGGTCCGAACATCGGGCTCATCAGCTCGCTCTCGACGTACGGCCGCATCAACGACTTCGGCTTCATCGAGACGCCCTACTACCGTGTCGAGAAGGGTCGCGTGACCGACACGATCGACTTCCTGACCGCGTCCGAGGAGGACAAGTACATCATCGCCCAGGCGGGCGAGCCGGTCGACAGGAACGGCCGGCTGGTCGAGAAGACCCTCCTGGCGAGGCACAAGGACGACTTCCCGCAGGTTCCGCGCGAGGAGGTCGAGTACAACGACGTTTCGCCGAAGCAGCTCGTCTCGGCGGCCGCGGCACTCATTCCGTTCCTCGAGCACGACGACGCGAACAGGGCGCTGATGGGTTCGAACATGCAGCGCCAGGCGGTTCCGCTCATCAAGACGGAGACGCCGCTCGTCGGAACAGGCATAGAGGAGCGCGTGGCGATCGACTCGGGTGCGGTCAAGACCGCGAAGCACACCGGCGTCGTCGAGCGCGCGACGGCCGACAGGATCGTCATCAGGCACTCCGACACACTGGACGGCTCAGAGGCCGTCGAGGAGTACGACCTCAGGAAGTTCCAGCGGACGAACCAGAACACGTGCATCAACCAGCGGCCGGTCGTCCGCACCGGCCAGAAGGTGATGCCGGGCGACGTCATCGCCGACGGGCCCTCCACGAAGGACGGGGAGCTCGCGCTCGGTGCGAACCTGCTCGTCGCCTTCATGCCGTGGGAGGGCTACAACTTCGAGGACGCGATCCTCGTTTCGGAGCGCATCCTCCGCGAGGACCGGCTGACCTCGATCCACATCGAGGAGTTCGAGTCTCAGGTCCGCGAGACCAAGCGCGGCATGGAGGAGTTCACTCCGGAGATCCCGAACGTCAGCGAGGAGCGTCTGAAGGACCTGGACGAGAACGGTCTGGTCCGCCCCGGAGCCCGCGTCTCGGCCGGCGACATCCTCATCGGGAAGGTCACGCCGAAGGGCGAGACCGAGCTGACGCCGGAGGAGAACCTGCTGCGCGCCATCTTCGGCGACCGCGCGGGCGACGTGCGCGATACGTCGCTCAAGGCGCCTCCCGGCATGAAGGGCATCGTCATCGACACGAAGCTCTTCTCCAGGCGGGCGCGGGACGAGCGCAGCAAGAAGATCGTCCAGAAGGAGATCGAGAAGATCAAGAGCGAGGCCCGCACACAGACGAAGCGTCTCAGGCGCGAGCGGGATCGCCGGATATACAACATCATCGAGGGCCGGAAGACGGTCTCGATCCGCGACGCGAGGACCGACGAGCTTATGGTCCGCGCGGGCCGGAAGGTCAACGAAGAGGTCATGCGGATCCTGAGGTTCGACCGGCTGGACTGGGACACCGGGATCGTCAAGGACGCAGAGGCGAACCGCAAGGTCAAGGCCCTCTACGAGGAGTACAGGGAGAGGATCGACGCCGTCGAGCCCGAGCGCGACCGAGCCATCGAGCGCGTCAAGCTGGGCGAGGACCTTCCGCGCGGCGTGGTCAAGCTCGCGAAGGTCTACGTCGCGACCAAGCGGAAGCTCTCGGTCGGCGACAAGCTGGCGGGCCGGCATGGCAACAAGGGCGTCGTGGCCAAGATCATGGCCGAGGAGGATATGCCCTACCTGCCGGACGGCACGCCGGTCGACATCGTGCTGAACCCGCTCGGTGTTCCGTCGCGTATGAACCTCGGGCAGATCCTCGAGACCCACCTCGGGTGGGCGGCGGACAAGCTCGGATACCTGGCGGCGACGCCGGTGTTCAACGGCGCGACGATCGACTCTATCAAGAACGAGCTCGAGAAGGCGGGGCTCCCCCGGTCGGGCAAGACGGTGCTCTACGACGGGCGGACCGGCCAGCCGTTCGAGCACGAGGTGACCACCGGGCGCATCTACATCATGAAGCTCCTGCATCTCGTGGACGACAAGATCCACGCGCGCTCGATCGGTCCGTACTCACTGGTGACGCAGCAGCCCCTGGGCGGCAAGGCGCAGTTCGGCGGCCAGCGCTTCGGAGAGATGGAGGTCTGGGCTCTCGAGGCGTACGGCGCGGCGCACACGCTCCAGGAGCTTCTGACCGTCAAGTCCGACGACGTTGTCGGGCGTTCGAGAACGTACGAGGCGATTGTCAAAGGCCAGGATCCACCGAAACCGGGCACACCTGCTTCGTTCGACGTGCTCATGCGTGAGCTCCAGAGCCTCGGCCTGGATGTCACGCTGGTCAAGGAGTAG
- the rplL gene encoding 50S ribosomal protein L7/L12 codes for MAEEKKEAVDTAAEEKAEEKTEEKAEDKPAPTGKIAEILETVENMTVLEMAELVKALEDKFGVSAAAPVAMAAAPAAGGGEAAEEKDEWDVVLTETGEKKFQVVKVIRQVTDLGLKEAKGLVDDPGQAVKKGVTKEEAEEVKKKLEEAGAKAELK; via the coding sequence ATGGCAGAAGAGAAGAAGGAAGCAGTGGACACGGCCGCCGAGGAGAAGGCGGAGGAGAAGACCGAGGAGAAGGCCGAGGACAAGCCCGCTCCGACCGGCAAGATCGCCGAGATCCTGGAGACGGTCGAGAACATGACGGTTCTCGAGATGGCGGAGCTCGTCAAGGCGCTCGAGGACAAGTTCGGCGTGTCGGCGGCAGCGCCGGTCGCCATGGCGGCGGCGCCCGCGGCGGGCGGCGGCGAGGCGGCCGAGGAGAAGGACGAGTGGGACGTCGTCCTCACCGAGACCGGCGAGAAGAAGTTCCAGGTCGTCAAGGTCATCCGTCAGGTGACCGACCTCGGGCTGAAGGAGGCCAAGGGCCTCGTGGACGACCCCGGCCAGGCCGTCAAGAAGGGCGTGACGAAGGAAGAGGCCGAAGAGGTCAAGAAGAAGCTCGAAGAGGCCGGAGCCAAGGCCGAGCTCAAGTAG
- the rplJ gene encoding 50S ribosomal protein L10: MPMMRAEKEARVEELTKFLQGNNVILLSDFTGLDVETATEIRRRFREESVEFRVVKNTLARLAARQVGLNELAEYLEGPNAVVLSKDDPVAPAKILAEFEKKNDSPKIKRGWVESVLMSEAQIRQLAELPPKEVLLAQIAAGFQAPVAGFTRLLHEMLRQLVSVLDEVGKTKGAASGA; the protein is encoded by the coding sequence ATGCCGATGATGAGAGCGGAGAAGGAGGCCCGAGTCGAGGAGCTGACCAAGTTCCTCCAGGGCAACAACGTCATCCTCCTCAGCGACTTCACGGGCCTGGATGTGGAGACGGCCACGGAGATCCGCCGCAGATTCCGCGAGGAGTCGGTGGAGTTCCGCGTCGTGAAGAACACGCTGGCCAGGCTGGCGGCCCGACAGGTCGGGCTCAACGAGCTCGCCGAGTATCTTGAGGGCCCCAACGCGGTCGTCCTCTCGAAGGACGACCCCGTGGCGCCCGCGAAGATCCTCGCCGAGTTCGAGAAGAAGAACGACTCGCCGAAGATCAAGAGGGGATGGGTGGAGTCGGTACTGATGTCGGAGGCTCAGATCCGGCAGCTCGCGGAGCTGCCTCCGAAGGAGGTCCTGCTCGCGCAGATCGCCGCCGGGTTCCAGGCGCCGGTCGCCGGGTTCACGCGTCTCCTGCACGAGATGCTCAGGCAGCTTGTCTCGGTCCTCGACGAGGTCGGCAAGACGAAGGGGGCCGCATCGGGCGCCTGA